A stretch of the Rhizomicrobium sp. genome encodes the following:
- a CDS encoding HAD-IC family P-type ATPase has translation MAEAPLGLTTDAAHRRLAKDGPNAIVDVTQHPVLRAVQKLWAPVPWMLEAAILLQLVLGDYVEAGVVALLLVFNAGLGFFQEGRAQATLDALKSRLALIASVRRDGHWTTVPAADLVAGDVVKLSLGTVVVADVQLVDGSILLDQSMLTGESIPAEVGAGALAYAGALVRRGEAVGQVTATGERTKFGRTAELVRTAKVESSQQKIVMGVVRNLALFNGAATVLLAVYAYFLSLPDAEIIALVLVGLLSSIPVALPSMFTLAAAVGARSLAAQGVLPTSLSAVDEAAGVDILCSDKTGTLTRNELAVMSIRPMPGFDEAHVLALAALASSDGGQDPVDAAIRGAAAHKPVGDAPKLVTFVPFDPSLKRSEATVLQADGGTTKIAKGAFAVISDLAHSPAGAAPIAAELEAKGFRVLAVAAGPPDKSALVGFIALSDPPREDSAALVSELSGLGVRTVMVTGDSGTTAQVVAGMVGIAGQVWATTPLPKDLKAETYAIFASVLPEDKYSLVKALQKDGHIVGMCGDGANDAPALRQAQMGIAVSTATDVAKSAAGIVLTKPGLAGIVAAIKEGRTTFQRILTYTLRSVTHKVVQVLFLGAGLIITGHAILTPMLMVLMMITGDFLSMTSSTDNVRPSPKPNIWHIRNLTVVGIVLGLADLMFCVACLAAGKFAIGLDTETLRTMAVVTLVFSGQAVFYVSRERQHIWSSRPGRWLIVSSIVDLSIFSVLSSNGILMATLPVAIVAALFAAAAAFAFVLDAAKLALFRRLAVS, from the coding sequence ATGGCAGAAGCACCCCTTGGCCTGACCACCGACGCGGCGCACCGGCGCCTCGCGAAGGACGGTCCGAACGCGATCGTCGACGTGACGCAGCATCCAGTGCTGCGGGCCGTGCAAAAGCTTTGGGCGCCCGTGCCCTGGATGCTCGAAGCCGCGATCCTGCTGCAGCTCGTGCTCGGAGACTACGTCGAGGCCGGCGTGGTCGCGCTCCTGCTCGTGTTCAACGCCGGCCTGGGATTCTTCCAGGAAGGCCGCGCGCAAGCGACCCTGGATGCGCTCAAGTCGCGTCTGGCGCTCATCGCGTCGGTCCGGCGGGATGGCCATTGGACGACCGTGCCGGCCGCCGATCTGGTGGCGGGTGACGTCGTGAAGCTTTCCTTGGGCACAGTGGTGGTCGCGGACGTCCAGCTTGTCGACGGATCGATCCTGCTCGACCAATCCATGCTCACCGGCGAATCCATACCGGCGGAAGTCGGAGCAGGCGCCCTGGCCTATGCCGGCGCGCTCGTGCGGCGCGGCGAGGCCGTCGGGCAAGTGACTGCGACAGGCGAGCGCACCAAATTCGGCCGCACGGCGGAGCTCGTCCGCACGGCAAAGGTCGAAAGCTCGCAGCAGAAGATCGTCATGGGCGTGGTCCGCAACCTTGCCCTGTTCAACGGCGCCGCCACGGTCCTGCTTGCCGTCTATGCGTATTTTCTGTCGCTGCCGGACGCGGAGATCATCGCGCTCGTCCTGGTGGGGCTTCTTTCGTCGATCCCCGTTGCGCTGCCGTCCATGTTCACGCTGGCGGCGGCAGTGGGCGCGCGCTCGCTGGCGGCGCAAGGCGTGCTGCCCACGAGCCTTTCGGCGGTCGACGAAGCCGCCGGCGTCGACATCCTGTGCTCGGACAAGACAGGCACGCTGACGCGCAACGAACTCGCCGTGATGTCCATCCGCCCGATGCCGGGCTTCGACGAGGCGCATGTGCTGGCCCTCGCGGCTTTGGCGAGTTCGGATGGCGGGCAGGACCCGGTCGATGCCGCCATCCGCGGCGCGGCTGCGCACAAACCCGTCGGCGATGCACCCAAGCTGGTGACGTTCGTGCCGTTCGATCCCTCGCTGAAGCGCTCCGAAGCGACCGTGCTCCAGGCGGACGGCGGCACGACGAAAATCGCCAAAGGCGCATTCGCGGTCATCTCGGACCTGGCGCATTCCCCAGCCGGTGCAGCACCGATCGCCGCCGAACTGGAGGCAAAAGGTTTCCGGGTTCTGGCCGTCGCCGCCGGGCCGCCGGACAAATCGGCGCTGGTGGGCTTCATCGCACTCAGCGATCCGCCGCGCGAAGACTCCGCGGCGCTCGTCTCGGAGTTGTCCGGCCTGGGCGTTCGGACCGTCATGGTGACGGGGGATTCCGGAACAACGGCGCAGGTCGTGGCCGGAATGGTCGGGATCGCCGGACAGGTTTGGGCGACGACACCCTTGCCGAAAGATCTCAAGGCCGAAACCTATGCGATTTTCGCGAGCGTGCTGCCGGAGGACAAGTACAGTCTCGTCAAGGCCTTGCAGAAGGACGGGCACATCGTCGGCATGTGCGGCGACGGCGCGAACGACGCGCCCGCGCTGCGCCAGGCGCAGATGGGGATCGCAGTCTCCACCGCAACCGACGTCGCGAAATCCGCCGCCGGGATCGTGCTCACAAAGCCCGGACTTGCCGGCATCGTCGCCGCGATCAAGGAAGGGCGCACGACCTTCCAGCGCATCCTCACCTACACGCTGCGATCGGTTACGCACAAGGTCGTGCAGGTGCTGTTCCTGGGCGCCGGCCTCATCATCACGGGCCACGCCATCCTGACGCCGATGCTCATGGTGCTGATGATGATCACCGGCGACTTTCTGTCGATGACCTCGTCGACCGATAATGTGCGACCGTCTCCGAAACCCAATATCTGGCATATCCGCAACCTGACGGTCGTCGGCATCGTCCTGGGGCTCGCCGATCTGATGTTCTGCGTCGCCTGTCTGGCAGCCGGGAAATTCGCGATCGGCCTCGATACCGAAACGTTGCGCACGATGGCCGTGGTCACGCTGGTGTTCAGCGGCCAGGCCGTGTTCTACGTGTCGCGCGAGAGGCAGCACATCTGGAGTTCGCGCCCGGGACGATGGCTCATTGTTTCGTCGATCGTTGATCTGTCGATCTTCAGTGTCCTGTCCTCAAACGGTATCCTGATGGCAACGCTGCCGGTCGCCATCGTGGCAGCCCTGTTCGCTGCCGCCGCCGCGTTTGCCTTTGTCCTGGATGCCGCGAAGCTCGCCTTGTTCCGACGATTGGCGGTCTCGTGA
- the cobW gene encoding cobalamin biosynthesis protein CobW — MTQTGKLSARKIPATVITGFLGAGKTTLIRNLLENSSGRRYALIINEFGDVGVDGKILKECGVESCGEDDIVELANGCICCTVADDFLPTMAKLLDRDVPPDHIIIETSGLALPKPLVKAFNWPEVRTRVTVDGVVTLIDVDAVSQGRFAMDEDAVAQQRADDASVDHDNPLEELFEDQLQCADLVLLTKTDLVTGARLDEIEVDLKGRVRDGVRFVRIAHGAVDTGVLLGVNAGAEDSIDARWSHHDTEADHDHDDFESFVFKGPELRNVDALIAGIKQTMKLHDILRLKGFAAVAGKPMRLVIQAVGPRIEHYFDRAWTAGETRYTQLVVIGEKGLAQTAIADELTAAIG; from the coding sequence ATGACACAGACAGGCAAGCTTTCGGCACGCAAGATCCCGGCCACCGTCATCACCGGGTTTCTGGGCGCAGGAAAGACGACGCTGATCCGCAATCTGCTCGAGAACAGTTCGGGGCGGCGCTACGCGCTCATCATCAACGAATTCGGCGACGTCGGCGTCGATGGGAAGATATTGAAGGAGTGCGGCGTCGAAAGCTGCGGCGAGGACGACATCGTCGAACTCGCCAATGGCTGCATCTGCTGCACGGTCGCCGACGACTTCCTGCCGACGATGGCCAAGCTGCTCGATCGCGACGTGCCGCCCGATCACATCATCATCGAGACCTCGGGCCTCGCGCTGCCCAAACCGCTGGTGAAGGCGTTCAACTGGCCCGAGGTTCGCACGCGAGTCACGGTCGACGGCGTGGTGACGCTGATCGACGTCGATGCGGTGAGCCAGGGGCGGTTCGCGATGGACGAAGACGCCGTGGCGCAGCAGCGGGCCGACGACGCATCGGTCGACCACGACAACCCACTCGAAGAACTGTTCGAAGACCAGTTGCAATGCGCCGATCTGGTGCTGCTCACCAAGACCGATCTCGTGACGGGGGCCAGGCTCGACGAGATCGAGGTGGACCTCAAGGGCCGGGTGCGCGACGGCGTGCGCTTCGTCCGCATCGCGCATGGCGCCGTCGATACCGGGGTCCTGCTTGGCGTGAATGCGGGCGCCGAGGACAGCATCGACGCGCGCTGGTCGCATCACGACACCGAGGCCGATCACGACCACGACGATTTCGAGAGCTTCGTCTTCAAGGGGCCGGAGCTGCGCAACGTCGATGCCCTGATCGCCGGCATCAAGCAGACCATGAAACTGCACGACATCCTGCGCCTGAAGGGCTTCGCGGCCGTCGCCGGCAAGCCCATGCGCCTGGTGATCCAGGCCGTCGGCCCGCGGATCGAGCACTATTTCGACCGCGCCTGGACCGCGGGCGAGACCCGCTACACCCAGCTGGTCGTGATCGGCGAAAAAGGCCTGGCGCAAACGGCCATCGCCGACGAGCTTACCGCCGCGATCGGCTGA
- a CDS encoding histidine phosphatase family protein, with protein MAGGHTINWIWIRHAPATLHGRFCGHSDPALDDGNVRGYRAVARTLPKDCLTFSSPLLRARQTLERLVGAGFSPGSIVSSAEITEQNFGSLDGKPYADVELPQDANALAAWRPEHGESFTDVCARVSRFVAEIRLGRPENVCLVSHAGAIRAALTLAHGLSPAEGLALPVAPLSLTHLSLSQDGDWDILTSNRILEGA; from the coding sequence ATGGCAGGCGGACACACGATCAACTGGATTTGGATCCGGCACGCGCCCGCGACGCTGCATGGCCGTTTCTGCGGCCATAGCGATCCCGCGCTCGACGATGGCAATGTGCGCGGATATCGCGCTGTCGCGCGCACGCTGCCAAAGGATTGCCTGACGTTCAGCAGCCCGCTCCTCCGAGCACGGCAAACGCTCGAACGGCTTGTTGGCGCCGGGTTCTCGCCCGGCAGCATCGTGTCGTCGGCCGAGATCACCGAGCAGAATTTCGGCTCCCTGGACGGCAAGCCCTACGCCGACGTCGAGCTGCCGCAAGACGCAAACGCGCTTGCCGCATGGCGCCCGGAGCACGGCGAGAGCTTCACGGACGTTTGCGCGCGCGTAAGCCGATTTGTCGCCGAGATCCGGCTTGGTCGGCCGGAGAACGTCTGTCTTGTGTCGCATGCGGGCGCCATTCGCGCCGCGCTCACCCTCGCGCACGGGCTTTCGCCGGCGGAGGGTCTCGCCCTCCCCGTAGCGCCGCTGTCTTTGACGCATCTGTCGCTGTCGCAAGACGGCGATTGGGACATCCTCACCTCCAACCGAATCCTTGAAGGGGCCTAG
- the cobO gene encoding cob(I)yrinic acid a,c-diamide adenosyltransferase has product MTEDTRDADVERHNEKMRKHKAARDKIMATKTVEKGLVIVHTGKGKGKTTAAMGMVCRAIGHGQRIAIIQFIKGAWATGEKVVFDAFPDQVTMRAMGEGFTWDTQDKARDIEMARLAWDMAKSYIADPAYKMVLCDELNIALRYDYVPLDDVVATLKNKPIDKHVIITGRNAKDELIEIADLVTEMTLLKHPFKSGVKAQEGIEF; this is encoded by the coding sequence ATGACCGAAGATACCCGCGACGCGGACGTGGAACGCCACAACGAGAAGATGCGCAAGCACAAGGCGGCGCGCGACAAGATCATGGCGACCAAGACGGTCGAAAAAGGCCTGGTGATCGTCCACACCGGCAAGGGCAAGGGCAAGACGACGGCCGCGATGGGCATGGTCTGCCGCGCCATCGGGCACGGGCAGCGCATCGCGATCATCCAGTTCATCAAGGGCGCCTGGGCCACCGGCGAGAAGGTCGTGTTCGACGCCTTCCCGGACCAGGTGACGATGCGCGCCATGGGCGAAGGCTTCACCTGGGATACGCAGGACAAGGCACGTGACATCGAGATGGCGCGCCTCGCCTGGGACATGGCGAAATCCTATATCGCCGACCCGGCCTACAAGATGGTCCTATGCGACGAACTCAATATCGCGCTCCGCTACGACTACGTGCCGTTGGACGATGTGGTTGCGACGCTGAAAAACAAGCCCATCGACAAGCATGTCATCATTACCGGCCGGAACGCGAAGGACGAGCTCATCGAGATCGCCGATCTCGTGACCGAGATGACTCTGCTCAAGCACCCGTTCAAGAGCGGCGTGAAGGCGCAGGAAGGCATAGAGTTCTAG
- the bluB gene encoding 5,6-dimethylbenzimidazole synthase, giving the protein MGDPGRMNQGPAFDAGFRAQLLELFLWRRDVRHFKCDPLEQHVLDRLVETACRAPSVGLSEPWRFVMVADAARRRAIRDCFAECNAEALSAQSADRAGDYARLKLAGLDDAPGHIAVFADRSTVQGHGLGRYTMPETIEYSVVLAIHTLWLAARAEGVGVGWVSILEPSRVAAILDVPIQWIFVGYLCVGYPQEEHDRPALEREGWERRGLPSAAIVRR; this is encoded by the coding sequence ATGGGCGATCCCGGGCGGATGAACCAAGGCCCCGCGTTCGACGCGGGGTTCCGGGCGCAATTGCTGGAATTGTTCCTGTGGCGCCGGGATGTGCGCCACTTCAAGTGCGATCCGCTGGAACAGCATGTCCTCGACCGTCTCGTCGAGACGGCATGCCGCGCACCTTCTGTGGGCCTTAGCGAGCCTTGGCGGTTCGTCATGGTGGCCGATGCCGCGCGCCGGCGCGCCATCCGGGACTGCTTCGCGGAATGCAACGCCGAGGCGCTGAGCGCGCAATCGGCCGACAGGGCCGGCGACTATGCACGGCTGAAGCTGGCGGGACTGGACGACGCGCCGGGCCATATCGCGGTCTTCGCCGATCGGTCCACCGTACAGGGCCATGGTCTCGGACGATACACGATGCCCGAAACGATCGAATATTCCGTGGTCTTGGCGATCCACACCCTTTGGCTTGCAGCGCGCGCCGAAGGCGTCGGTGTCGGCTGGGTATCGATCCTCGAGCCGTCGCGCGTGGCGGCGATCCTGGATGTGCCCATACAATGGATTTTTGTCGGCTATCTCTGTGTCGGGTATCCGCAGGAAGAACACGATAGGCCGGCGTTGGAGCGCGAAGGGTGGGAACGGCGCGGCCTGCCAAGCGCGGCAATCGTAAGGCGATAG
- the cobN gene encoding cobaltochelatase subunit CobN encodes MHLLATQAGTIDDGSEAVDLGQAPGDIVLLTAADTELSCLAQARASLPPEAPSLRLANFLRLQHPLSVDLYVEQVVANAKLVVIRLLGGSGYWRYGLAEVEAACRANAIPFIIVPGDDKPDPELRRASTVTDEQFQTIWSYLAFGGIGNAGQFLRYAAELIGREPDPDIRAPRLVPNAGLYWPGLSDPTLEEIQAHWPEHGPVAPILFYRALQQSGALAPVDALIAALAAKGMSPLPIYVQSLKDPLSVSVVHELLARTAPDVILNCTSFATSIPGEDRTPSVLEAADCPVLQVVFASTSAERWHESARGLPARDVAMNVALPEVDGRILSRAVAFKAEASFDALTQCPIVTHDPVPDRIAFVAAQAEAWCRLRKARPEDRRVAIVLANYPNRDGRLGNGVGLDTPASAIGVLKSLRAAGYAVGALPADAQALMNLVAQGPTNALQGRERRAGGVAYPLADYERFFATLPQSVRDAVTTRWGAPQDDPFIAAADGDLDFRLSIMLFGSVALAVQPARGYNIDPLGSYHDPALVPPHNYLAFYAWLRRDFDAHAVVHMGKHGNLEWLPGKSVALSRDCFPEVALGPLPHLYPFIVNDPGEGTQAKRRASAVIIDHLTPPLTRAESYGPLRDLEVLVDEYYEAASLDARRLPNLKRRILDLAVTSGLDKDCGITDPTDEDLSIAALDNYLCELKELQIRDGLHIFGEAPRDRQLTDLLVALVRVRRGSEKGRDASILQALASDLALGAFDPLACKMGEPWTGAKPTALTTVSDDTWRTNGDTVERLERMAQQFVGGLEPPKSWAATRAVLAYVEAELRPDLLSCGANELRALERGLGGRFVAPGPSGAPTRGRPDVLPTGRNFYSLDPRAVPTQTAWQLGWQSAQLLVEDYRQRHGEFPLAMAISAWGTSNMRTGGDDIAQALALIGVRPSWDSTAGRVTGFEVLPPAKLGRPRVDVTFRISGFFRDAFPSQIDLFDSAVRAVMALDESDEDNPLALRFREDAARLRAAGLAESDAARRAGARIFGSKPGAYGAGLQAMIDERLWKTKGDLAEAYLSWGGYSYGSASDGEADHTLLRERLTRIDAVVQNQDNREHDLLDSDDYYQFEGGIANAVAHLKGHEPTIYHNDHSRPDTPRVRTLEDELARIVRGRAANPKWIAGVMRHGYKGAFEIAATVDYLFAFSATTNAVRDHHFDLLFAAYVDDTSVEAFMRENNPAALRELAERFLEALDRGLWKPRRNTIREHLERLIAGARS; translated from the coding sequence ATGCATCTTCTGGCAACACAGGCCGGGACGATCGACGACGGCTCGGAAGCCGTCGACCTCGGCCAAGCGCCCGGCGACATCGTGTTGCTGACCGCTGCGGATACGGAGCTGTCGTGCCTGGCACAGGCGCGCGCCTCGCTACCCCCGGAAGCGCCGAGCCTGAGGCTGGCCAATTTCCTGCGGCTGCAGCATCCGCTTTCGGTCGATCTGTATGTCGAGCAGGTGGTCGCCAATGCGAAACTGGTGGTGATCCGGCTGCTGGGCGGCTCGGGCTATTGGCGCTATGGGCTCGCCGAAGTCGAGGCCGCCTGCCGCGCGAACGCGATTCCCTTTATCATCGTGCCGGGCGACGACAAGCCAGATCCCGAACTGCGGCGCGCCTCGACGGTGACGGACGAGCAATTCCAAACGATCTGGTCCTATCTCGCCTTTGGCGGCATCGGGAACGCCGGACAATTCCTGCGATATGCGGCGGAGCTGATTGGACGCGAGCCCGATCCCGACATTCGCGCGCCGCGTCTCGTGCCCAATGCCGGCCTCTATTGGCCCGGGCTTTCGGATCCGACCCTCGAAGAGATCCAGGCGCATTGGCCCGAACACGGCCCCGTCGCGCCGATCCTGTTCTATCGCGCCTTGCAGCAGTCCGGCGCGCTGGCGCCGGTCGACGCCCTGATCGCGGCGCTTGCCGCCAAGGGTATGTCGCCGCTGCCGATCTACGTGCAGAGCCTGAAGGATCCCCTATCCGTTTCGGTCGTGCACGAGCTTCTGGCACGGACCGCGCCCGACGTGATCCTGAACTGCACGTCCTTCGCGACATCCATTCCCGGTGAAGACCGGACGCCCTCGGTCCTGGAGGCGGCCGACTGCCCCGTCCTTCAGGTGGTGTTCGCCAGCACGAGCGCGGAACGGTGGCATGAGTCTGCGAGAGGTCTGCCGGCGCGCGACGTGGCGATGAACGTCGCGCTGCCCGAGGTTGACGGGCGGATCTTAAGCCGTGCCGTCGCGTTCAAGGCGGAAGCCTCATTCGACGCGCTCACCCAATGCCCTATCGTGACGCACGACCCGGTTCCCGACAGGATCGCCTTCGTCGCCGCGCAGGCCGAGGCGTGGTGCCGGTTGCGCAAAGCGAGGCCGGAAGACCGGCGCGTGGCCATCGTGCTTGCCAATTATCCCAACCGCGACGGACGCCTGGGCAACGGCGTCGGCCTCGACACGCCGGCGAGTGCGATCGGGGTGCTGAAGAGCTTGCGCGCGGCGGGCTATGCCGTCGGCGCGTTGCCGGCCGATGCGCAGGCTTTGATGAACCTGGTTGCCCAGGGACCCACCAATGCACTGCAAGGCCGCGAAAGGCGCGCAGGCGGCGTCGCCTATCCGCTGGCCGACTACGAACGGTTTTTCGCGACACTGCCGCAGTCCGTCCGGGACGCGGTCACGACACGCTGGGGAGCGCCGCAAGACGATCCCTTCATTGCCGCGGCAGACGGCGACCTGGATTTCCGACTGTCGATCATGCTGTTCGGGTCCGTCGCGCTCGCCGTGCAGCCGGCGCGCGGCTACAACATCGATCCGTTGGGCTCCTATCACGATCCCGCGCTCGTCCCGCCGCACAACTACCTCGCCTTCTATGCGTGGCTGCGGCGCGATTTCGACGCGCATGCCGTCGTGCACATGGGCAAGCATGGCAATCTGGAATGGTTGCCCGGAAAGTCCGTTGCGCTTTCGCGGGATTGCTTTCCGGAAGTCGCGCTGGGGCCTCTGCCCCATCTCTATCCCTTCATCGTCAACGACCCGGGCGAGGGAACGCAGGCCAAGCGCCGCGCCAGCGCGGTGATTATCGATCACCTGACGCCACCGCTCACGCGAGCGGAGAGCTACGGACCGCTGCGAGATCTCGAAGTGCTCGTCGACGAGTATTACGAAGCAGCCAGCCTCGACGCGCGGCGGCTGCCGAATCTCAAGCGCCGCATTCTCGATCTGGCCGTGACATCGGGGCTCGACAAGGATTGCGGCATCACCGACCCCACCGACGAAGACCTGTCCATCGCGGCGCTCGACAATTATCTGTGCGAACTGAAGGAGCTGCAAATCCGCGATGGCTTGCACATCTTCGGCGAAGCACCGCGCGACCGGCAATTGACCGATCTGCTGGTCGCCCTGGTCCGCGTTCGCCGCGGTTCGGAAAAAGGGCGCGACGCCTCGATCCTGCAAGCGCTCGCCAGCGATCTCGCTCTTGGTGCCTTCGATCCCCTGGCTTGCAAGATGGGCGAGCCGTGGACGGGAGCGAAACCGACGGCCCTGACGACGGTATCCGACGATACGTGGCGCACCAACGGCGATACCGTCGAGCGGCTCGAGCGCATGGCGCAGCAATTCGTCGGAGGCCTCGAACCGCCCAAGAGCTGGGCCGCAACGCGCGCGGTTCTCGCCTATGTCGAAGCCGAGCTCAGACCCGACCTTCTGAGCTGTGGCGCCAACGAGTTGCGCGCGCTCGAACGCGGGCTGGGTGGACGGTTTGTCGCGCCCGGCCCATCGGGTGCGCCGACGCGGGGACGGCCGGACGTCCTTCCGACAGGGCGGAATTTCTATTCGCTCGATCCGCGCGCCGTGCCGACACAGACCGCTTGGCAGCTCGGCTGGCAGTCTGCGCAGTTGCTGGTCGAGGACTACCGGCAGCGCCACGGCGAGTTTCCGCTCGCAATGGCGATCTCCGCCTGGGGGACTTCGAACATGCGCACCGGCGGCGACGACATCGCGCAAGCACTGGCATTGATCGGCGTCCGGCCGAGCTGGGATTCGACGGCCGGGCGCGTAACGGGCTTCGAGGTGTTGCCGCCGGCCAAGCTGGGACGGCCGCGCGTGGACGTCACGTTCCGCATATCGGGCTTTTTCCGCGACGCCTTTCCCAGCCAGATCGATCTGTTCGACTCTGCGGTGCGCGCCGTCATGGCGCTCGACGAGTCCGATGAGGACAATCCGCTCGCCCTGCGCTTCCGCGAGGACGCGGCGCGGCTGCGTGCGGCCGGCCTGGCCGAGTCGGACGCCGCACGGCGCGCGGGCGCGCGCATCTTCGGCTCGAAGCCCGGCGCTTACGGCGCGGGCCTCCAAGCCATGATCGACGAGCGGCTCTGGAAAACGAAGGGCGACCTGGCCGAAGCCTATCTGAGCTGGGGCGGGTACAGCTACGGCTCGGCCAGCGACGGTGAAGCCGATCACACGCTGCTGCGCGAGCGGCTGACGCGGATCGATGCCGTGGTCCAGAACCAGGATAACCGCGAGCACGACCTGCTGGACTCGGACGACTACTATCAATTCGAAGGCGGCATCGCGAACGCCGTAGCCCATCTCAAGGGTCATGAGCCGACGATCTACCATAACGATCATTCGCGGCCCGACACCCCGCGCGTGCGCACGCTGGAGGACGAGCTGGCGCGCATCGTCCGGGGCCGCGCGGCCAATCCCAAATGGATCGCGGGCGTCATGCGGCACGGTTACAAGGGTGCATTCGAGATCGCCGCCACTGTCGATTATCTGTTCGCGTTCTCGGCGACGACGAATGCGGTGCGGGACCACCACTTCGACCTGCTGTTCGCGGCCTATGTCGACGACACTTCCGTCGAGGCCTTCATGCGCGAGAACAATCCCGCGGCGCTTCGCGAATTGGCCGAACGGTTCCTGGAAGCGCTGGATCGCGGCCTGTGGAAGCCAAGGCGCAACACCATTCGCGAGCACCTCGAACGCCTCATTGCCGGAGCTAGATCATGA
- a CDS encoding acetate/propionate family kinase: MTESRGETIVLTLNSGSSSLKFGLYRAAASHTEVLLTGEADFAGETTGRFHAQDVRGNPLSAGGTFVRDLRDAVSQIERLLAGSDLPPPATIGHRIVHGGPRLRRHRIVDNDVLRQLEAAIPFAPLHLPSALTILRSAREHFAGIPQVACFDTTFHADMPDVARILPLPRSLHAEGIQRYGFHGLSCESILHQLGAPLPDRIVIAHLGNGASVTAVKGGKSIDTSMGLTPTGGVIMGTRSGDLDPGVLVYLAREKTMDAAMLEDLVDRRSGLLGISGVGSDMRRLRQSAPSNPDAQLAIDMFCRSVRKQIAAMLAVLEGVDLIVFTGGIGENDEQVRASICSGLAWAGIGLDDARNRAADNPIGDPKSPCKVLVLPSREDEQIVRHSWTLLSQAKS; encoded by the coding sequence ATGACGGAGTCCCGCGGCGAGACGATCGTCCTCACGCTGAACAGCGGTTCGTCCTCGCTCAAATTCGGCCTTTATCGCGCCGCCGCTTCACACACCGAAGTCCTTTTGACGGGAGAAGCCGATTTCGCCGGTGAAACCACCGGACGATTCCACGCGCAGGACGTGCGCGGCAACCCGCTATCCGCAGGCGGGACGTTCGTCCGCGACTTGCGCGACGCGGTCAGCCAAATCGAGCGGCTCCTAGCCGGCTCCGACCTGCCGCCTCCCGCGACTATCGGGCATCGGATCGTGCATGGTGGACCGAGGCTTCGCCGCCATCGCATCGTCGACAACGACGTATTGCGGCAGCTCGAAGCGGCCATTCCGTTCGCGCCGCTTCATCTTCCGTCCGCGCTGACGATCCTGCGATCGGCGCGCGAGCATTTTGCGGGCATCCCCCAAGTGGCGTGCTTCGACACGACCTTTCATGCCGATATGCCGGATGTCGCACGCATCCTTCCGCTCCCCAGGTCATTGCACGCGGAAGGCATCCAGCGCTACGGCTTCCACGGCCTTTCCTGCGAATCCATTCTGCATCAGCTTGGTGCCCCTCTGCCGGATCGCATCGTGATCGCCCATCTCGGCAACGGCGCCAGCGTGACGGCGGTCAAAGGCGGCAAGTCCATCGACACCAGCATGGGATTGACCCCGACCGGCGGCGTGATCATGGGAACGCGCAGCGGCGATCTCGATCCCGGCGTGCTGGTCTACCTGGCGCGGGAGAAGACGATGGATGCCGCAATGCTGGAGGATCTGGTCGACCGCCGCTCCGGGCTTCTCGGCATATCCGGAGTCGGCAGCGACATGCGCCGGCTGCGCCAAAGCGCGCCGTCGAACCCGGACGCGCAGCTCGCGATCGACATGTTCTGCCGTTCCGTGCGCAAGCAGATTGCGGCGATGCTCGCCGTGCTGGAAGGCGTCGACCTGATCGTATTCACCGGGGGCATCGGCGAAAACGACGAACAGGTCCGTGCCTCGATCTGCAGCGGCCTTGCCTGGGCCGGCATCGGTCTCGACGACGCACGAAACCGCGCCGCCGACAATCCCATCGGCGATCCCAAATCGCCCTGCAAAGTGCTTGTTCTACCGTCCCGCGAGGACGAGCAGATCGTCCGCCATAGCTGGACTCTGCTTTCACAGGCCAAATCCTGA